A window of Periplaneta americana isolate PAMFEO1 chromosome 9, P.americana_PAMFEO1_priV1, whole genome shotgun sequence genomic DNA:
TTTCTTTCTGCCAGGACAGCAGAATCATTCAGAATGCTCATTCTTAAAAGACTAGCCACCACTAATTCTAATAGCCCCTTGCAATATGTGGGTGAATATTCATAATAGCATACAACTTCGTAACTTCTCCTTCAACATTTGCTTTCCTAGTATTACCACTTATTTGACAAGAAAGTACCATACTTACAATCTCATTGTAAaccattaatataaataaatataccgtTTATACACGAATACTCCACGCCATCGAATAATCCGCGCACCTTAATTTTAGGAGagataatttaaaagaaaaaaaaaattggctgtaattagtgttttatttacaagaaattaatcctACATAATCATGTAGTCAAAACTAAATAAAAGATCAATTTGCTTTAAGAAACACGTCATAATCTTCACAGCCAATCAGGAAGAAACCATCCAATGTCTCACCTCTCATGCCATCTACAGGAGAGATGAACGTTTTTGTTCTGTCCACGATTTCCAAAGGAAAGAGTCCTGTGAGTTGTTCGTTGATGATTCAATAGAATAGTTGGAATCTCATACTGGGAAGAATCATTAGAATCAATTTATAATGTATGATCGAATTGCTGAATcgacttatgaaaaaaaattgtgttgcccaactctacatCACACAGACCGAGATGCGAGGCTGGACAATGCTATAGTATAATGAGATCCAGTGTTTGAGATGAAGCGGTACcaaccttatttcaaataatatgcaCACCCCagtttttcttcactaaattccgGAAAAAAAATGCGCGGAGTACTCATGTATATATGGTATATTTCATTACGAACAAAGCTTCTACTCACGTACATCTGGCACCTCGACAAGCACCTCCCTCATGGCACTGGGCTTCACCTGGCCCATGGCCCAAGCCAGGTTCTCTATACCAACAGTCACGCATGTGCATCTGACTGCATGCATAGCTGCTCGTGAGCACAGTGCTGCCAGGTCTGCCCCCACAAATCCATGTGCTGCATAAGCCACCTTTTGTAGCTCTTCATCTGTTACTGCATGGGGTACAGCAGCCAGAAGCTTGTGAAGAATATCCAAACGACCCTCTGGACTTGGAACACTGATCTCAATCTCTCGATCCAACCTGACAACAAATTGCAACATAGTCCCAGAactgcaggaaaaaaaaaaaaaaaaaacccacgcacacacgcacacacacacacacacacacgcattcCCTTTTTATCTCTCTTTCTCAAACGCACACACACCTGcgtaataataatgaagtatatttaaaatcttaatttctcaatgtggtctgcctaaaggtacggtcacacgtcgctacttttgctgcgcaacttttgtactgcagctgcaaaagttgcgtgtcgtgttcacacgtaagccaaaagtagtgcgctgcacgctacttttcatgctgcgcaacccgagtgcactaaaagttgcaactggaagttgcaagtctgttcacacacaaggcgctacttttgcacccgcagtcatgctgcaggtttccatctccatgttgacttctcaatatacattttgtggttatgttcgcattattaataaactcatgcaaaagcttacttatctattatttgcttttctgtcctaactagtattcagaaattggcattatttttactgtaaagcttttaaaaacgcctatatacttcaATGATAAcgaacagcatattcacgtaatcaatgttggcaaccctcctgtttgaaactacgctacagaaaattaaaaaagtgatttatatcgtcagcaaatatgctcagactgtgttatgcatttaataactgttacaaataatttattttcatcacatctaacattaaaatacatccaaacaataaaagtatcattggcacatttgggtggcaacaatGATcgcaacagcagcaaaagtttcaacaaaaccgatatcaaaaatgctgcggctgcaaccctgagaaccctgttcacacatcgctacttttaagctgtgcacagcatggaaaagtagcgagcagcaggttcggcagccactacttttcaggttgcaccattgttcacacgtcgcagtacaagagttgcgcagttttttgtactgcatcgctgcaaaagtagcgacgtgtgaccgtaccttaagagaTCTAGAAGGTGAATAATTACCAGCCAGTAAGAACATGGGCATTTTTCACACCTTTATTACATTGTTACTAAGCTGCTATTGCTCCTACTGTTCGTctacttcctctttttcttctcatcatcatcaccaccatcactatcatcatcatcatcatcatcatcatcatcttctcctAGTCCTATAATGTGGCTCAAATGAAATTGTTCTGCTTCCAAAGATAGTGAATCCAGGACAATTCCTGATACGAAAATTGAGATTTATCTCCCTCAATAGTGACTGGACGTGTGTTTTTCATCTTGTGTTGCCTTACATAGTAGTCAAGATATGTTGACCACACGAGCAGGGAGTCCAATTATTACCACTCTAATGTTGGCTCATAATACTCACAACTTCACATCTTCATTGCTCTTATTCGTCTCTTAGTTATTTTTCTTCCACTCatgttcttctcttcctcttattTCCTATTTCCACTTCACtttttaatcttcttcttcttctcactttttttttcttctacttctATATATCaccatttcttttcctttttgacttattcttctgtttcttttttcttcattccCTATTTCTGCTTCTTTTTTAGTAATGTTCGCCTAATTCTCCCAACCTAAACACACAAAGCTACTAATATTACTGTACCTGCCTGGTCGCCGCAAGGCAGGATCTATAGCATCAGGCTTGCTTGTGGTCGCTATCACCAGCACTGCAGTGCTGCTCTGATGCAGGGCGTCCAGTAGAGTGAGCAATGTAGCCACCACACGCTTGTCTTGCTCAGAACCTCCACTGCCATCACTTCCTCGTTTTGGACAAAGTGCATCAACCTGGAACAAAAACAGAACTCACAACTTACTAATATATGCTTCAGTAATTTACAAGAAAAGTTACCAAACACGGCAAAAACAaaattgtgcaatattataactCCGAAGTACAAACAAAAAGTATTCTTTTTATTCTGTATTATCTCAATTTGTGCCACTAAATTAATCTATCATTAACAACTAGCAGTGAATACAGCAATGTTGCTACATAGTATAGACTAAATAAGCACGATTTGAGAATGATAATTATCAGGGCCcagattttgatgacctaaaaattcttcaaaaatgactctaaaatttaatgaaaatggaatttttattttaattaataattgtttatattgagAAGCACGAAGGagaatgacttcattgttaaatcaagagcattagatacatacataattgtttatattaaacTACTGTACAAAAGCTATAGAGTAACGATTATTGAATTAGTAGGCATACAtacttaatttttaacaattagaAAAGTAGAAAACAAGAACGAAATTAacgaattaatttaattaattaggtaatttgaataattaattaaaaatctacaGTCTGAGAGCATCATTTTCCTCTTTGGAACTTCtgtaaagaatgaaagaaaaaaaattaggacttGAAATGTTAGATTACAGTAGCTGAGTAAAATATAGTTTGTTTTAGCGAGTGATAGGGAGCTGGTCCATTGCCTCATCCCCCAACCTGGAAATTAATTGTTGCGAAACACATAAGAATATGAGAATGTATGTGTCATCTTCATGAAACCTATTATTTCTATACCTCGTCTAGCAAAATAATGCTGGGTGCCCGCTGGCTAGCTGATCTGAACACTTGACGCAGCCTGGCCTCTGTCTCACCCAAGAATTTACTGTAGATTTCAGCACCACTGACTGTAATGACGGATGCCCCACTATCAGAAGCTGCAGCTTCTGCCAGCATGGTCTTGCCTGTGCCAGACACTCCAAACAGCAGCACACCCCGCACAAGAGGCAGACCTGTAAGTGAACATCTCTGATTACCATTTGCAACAAATATAAAATCATAACTATCATGAATTTTAAAGTTGATAAGCAATGTCAATACAAACTTACGAGTTATAATGGTCTGAATTCAGACACATATTTGGGGGTTTGCGGTAGACGAACattgaaaggaaagaagaaacaaagaaagagaaaaacaaacagaaggaaaaaggaagaatgaGAGGAAATAGAGAAAGATGAAGGAAGAGTGGAAAAAAGAAATACTGAAGGAAAGAAGAGAGAAGGAAAGCAAAAATATGGGAAAGAAGAAAGAGTGATACAAaggaagaaaatatcaaatggaAGGGAAGAATAAGAGattgaaaggaaagaagaaaagaggaaataatggaaaggaagaaagaaacactcAAAGAAACATACGGGAAAAGAACAAAAACCTAACGAGAAAATCCAGATATAAAAAAAAGGaagttgaaaattaatatttgactTCACAAAGTTTATAAATAGTTACATCGTTATTTTTGCCTCTGGTCGCACACATCTACTTaagtgaggaggaggaggaggaggaggaggaggaggaggaggaggaggaggacgaagaagaagaagaagaagaagaagaagaagaagaagaagaagaagaagaagaagaagaagaagaagaagaaagaaacaaaggcaACAAGAAATAAAAAGCTGAAGAGAAAAtgtgaagaaaggaaaaaatgaagactgaagattaatgaaaaatgttttgaaatggTTAGACTATAATGTCTGCCTATAATCACACACAATCATTGAAATAAAGCATGAAACAGAGCAACACAACACAAACCTTGCACAAGAGAAGCACTCCTTAAAGCCAGTTGTATGATATCACGAAGCTCTTCAATCACACACTGCAGACCACCAATTGAAGACAGGGCACAAGCACTTATGCTTTGTTCATCCTCTCTCTTGTCACATGACTTCGGAGATTCGATAATCCACTTTGTGCTGTCTACAATTCTACAGAATTCACTAGCTACATCAGGTGAGATTGTCAACTTCCTCACCTCTTCTGAAAGCTCAGAGATAGTGTCTGGTGATATCACATCTGAAACAAATCATCTATGCCATACAACACAAAACGCAGGAAGTCAGTACACCAGACACTCTTAGAGTCTGTTGCATAGTCAATAGGTCAGTCTGACAGATTTTTGACCTGCTGGTTGGTCAATATATCAATAAATTGATTAGTACGTCAGTAACTTTGTCAGTTAGTAGGTCAGTCACTCTGAGAGTCAGGTGGTCAGCCAACTGTGTAGTCAAGAAGTCAATTAGATCAATCAGTCCACCAGTCTGTCAATCAGTTTTGACATGGATGAGGAAATGTTGCCTGGAGCCCTCTTATTATTTTTGGGTATAATTCTTTGAAATGCTGTAATCTATGAAATGAGACCATCAGGTTATTCCCATTCCCAAGACAGTTAAACTAAAAATCTTACCATTCTTAAAACCCATCACACTTTCCCAGCTAAAATCCACCAACTCAGTACATGATGgcaattatacttacttacttatggcttttaagcaacccgtatattcattcccgccctcacataagaccgccatcggtctctattcaatgcaagatcaatccagtctccatcatcacatcccaccttcctcaaatctattttaatattatcctcccatctacgtctcggtctcccaactaacactctatatgcatttctggatttgcccatatgtgctacctgccctccccatctcaaacatctggatttaatgttcccaattatgtcagatgaagaatacaatgcgtggagttctgcgttgtgtaactttctccatttttctgtaacttcatccctcttagtgccaaatattttcctaagaaccttattctcaaacacccttaatctctgttcctctctcaaagtgagagtccaagtttcacaaccatacagaacaaccggtaatataactgttttataaattctaactttaagatttttttaacagcagactagatgacaaaagcttctcaatggaataataacacgcatttcccatatttattctgtgtttaatttcttctcgagtgtcatttatatacaTCATGGCAATACCTTCGTTAAAAGTAAATATATGAGACCTCCACTATTTACTTCCTTTCAGAGCCCACACATCTGCACAGTGATATTAAATCATCTTCTTACAGAGACAGTCACCTCAACACACCATGTTCGCACCTCTGATCTGCTTCACTGTGAGATATATATCCCTGCCATAGTGCTGCAGACAGAGCCTATTCCCCCTCTGCAAGACTCTGTGTTGATACTTCCACTGTAGCAGGCCAGGAAGGTCGTCAAGTGCGCCATCCAGTTTCTCCGTCATCTCAACATAAATAGTTCCGGCTGGAGCAGGTTGATTCAGAAGCTTCCTCACTATCACGTGGCTGCCACAGCCTCTGCCCCAGTGCAATTCAACAGCTGTAACAGTTGAGTGACAGGTAGGTAAGTGGATACAGGACTCttaaaaaatgtaatagaatATCACTATGTTAATTTTGCATGAAAATAAAGCGTGTGTGGTGTAAAATTATAAGATTACATTAGTTTCTCATTGCATATTTTACTAAAATCTGTGTTACCTGGTTTGGTCATGAGGACAGACACTAGACTCTTCTCAATTGTAGGCCAAGCTGTCTTCACAACAGACATTCCTTGCACCTCCACTATGACTGGATCACCAATGCAAATGTCACACAATTGGAGGGCTGACTGAGCAAGAAGCACTAAGTCCTCGCATTCTGCCTTTGGCACATTCTTCATGCCATCTGCATATAAAAAGTCGCATGTTCTAAGAATTTATCATgttaaacaaaattataatattccaGAGGCCTACAAGGGCCACTTTAATAGGTCAATgtattaaaaaaactaaaaaggAGAATAAAAAGTTGATGAAGAGGAATATTAATTGAAAcaggaggaaaaagaaaagaaagtgtataaaaagaagagaaagaggaagaaaagagaaatggaaaaggagAAGCAGAGCAGGatcattgttattgttttctatttAACCAATTATTTAGCAGTGCTGTAACACTTTGCAATTATCTCGGTGGAACTGGTGTTAGTAAGATCTCAtggggttacctgacattcgttttaCAGTTGAGAAAACCCTCGAAAAAATTCCAACCAAGTAAAGTAATTaacccaagcaggattcgaacccatgcccaagcaCAGTCTCGGAACACGAGCCCATCTCACTATCCCATGAGCTATGCCAATGGCCACAATGAAGCGAATGAGGAGAGAAGAAAATGTGGAAAAGAAGGAAtatgagaatgaaaaaaatatgcagAAGTAGGAAGAGAATGAGGCCTCTATCACCATGGTATGGTGAGTCCTCAGCttgtggatagaggagacagcctccagatatggagggtagctgtgaatatattgaataagctgtTGAGGACAGCCtataagaggtggtcctccagtttggcAGTTGAgcaaagggctaacaatccattaccgtaaaaaagagcttgttacgaaaccccataAACCTCGGagtgaccacagcaaaggaataagaatatgagatttggtacttgtaATGTCACGAGTCTTTATAGagcaggaggggtaacattagtagcaaaaaatTAGCTAGATACAGAATAAACTTTGTGGAAGTACAGGAGGTTAGAGTAGATGGGAATGGcttatcacaaataggagattacttgttgttcTATGGGaaaagaaacaataatcaccaattaggaacaggattctttattcataaaagaataaaatcagcagtaaaaaaggtcgaatttatcaatgACAGGTTACTGTATTTCGTACTTAAGGGTAGATTGTGCGATGTAATAGTTCTAATGCTCacacccctacagaagagaaaaatgaccatataaaggatagattCTATGAGggatttagaagtaaatcccaaaaagacaaactatattattatgtctcgcgACTAGAaggtagtacgaaatggaaatataaaaattggaaatttatcctttgaagaagtggaaaaattcaaatatcttggagcaacagtaacaaatataaatgacactcgggaagaaattaaacgtagaataaatatggtaaatgccggTTATtattggttgagaagcttctgtcatccagtctgctttcaaaaaaactgtcagaatttataaaacagttatattaccggttgttctgtatggttgtgaaacttggactctcactttgagagaggaacagaggttaagggtgttcaagagtaaggtgcttaggaaaatatttggggctaagaggaatgaagttacacaatgcagaactataCGCATTACATTCTTCACTTatcacaattaggaacattaaattcagacgtttgagatgggtaggccaagtagcacatatgggtgaatccaaaaatgtgtatagagtattagttgggaggcctgagggaaaaagacttttggagaggctGAGATGTACATGGgagcaaaatattaaaatgaatttaagggaggtgggatatgacgctggggactgaattaatcttgttcaggatagggactgatggcgagcttatgtgagggcagtaatgaacctctggcttctgtaaaagccatttgttagtaagtaaggaagaaagagaaTGGGGAGGAAGAGGAGACAAAACTAGTAGAATGGGGGAATAAAGAGACTGCTATGAATATTTTCTATGTTGCTCTTTAGATTTACAGAAGATTTTCTCCACAAAGGATCAGTCCTGTGATGGGGATGCTGGTGTCCCAAAATGTGCTCCTCTTAAGGAAGAAGAGTTCTGTAGTATGACAAACGTTTACAAAATAGGGTTTATTGCTACTGGTTACCATGTGATCTAACTTCCTCCAGAAGCCCATGCAAGACCCCATCCTTGATGTAACCATGACTCCATGCATCTGTAGCTGGTGGGCACGAGCTCTCTGCATGAGACACCAGATCCTTCTGTGACACAATCACTTTACATGCTTCACACAGGTTCCATGGGGAGATCGACTTTCTGGCTTTGGGTGGCATCGCAGGTTTCTACTGAAAGATAACAGTAGTTATTTCTTAGTGTTAAATAGCACAAgttccaatatttattttttatgtaggcctaaacaataataataaaattctgtaaTACATTAAGatctacttaaaaatatataagaaacaatCCAGAAATTCTATAAGATAATGAAAATTCTGATGTTTATGTATAAGTTACTGTGAAACATTTATTCTCTTAAGAAGATTTTAAAACACTGGACGCAGctgaaatgtaatttgtaaaagcTATGGTCTGCTGTATATGgctatattgatattgatatttatttctacaactattatttagtaatgggtcgccaccacatctctatATTCAGGCTCCCGataaccttctaattacaatttcaaatacaACTTTCATCGACGTGTGCTGTCTGCTTATTTTACCTTTGTACTCGTACTATTACAATATATACCCTCTATTGACTATCTACCCTCCTATCATGAAAACTTTCCCATCTTTCCAATGATCGCCTCAAcacttcttttgtttatttatattgaagtacttcctCCCCTTCTATCGTTTAAAATTTTCCTGAATTGTACACTATCCTTTACAAACACTAACTATTATCGTAACCTTTCACTTCCATCTCCAATTTACAATCACTTTCAATTCCTCCTGTCACCTTCCTTATAATCTATTATTTCACTCGTCACTaaatcacttattcatttattcacttcctCCTCCGATTACTTTTCGTTTAGTCACTATTATTGTTTGTCTATGGTCGACTCAACACTTCTTTTGTCTacttacattgaaatacttcCTTCCTCCTATCATTTAAAATTTCCCTATTGTACACTAACCTTTGCGAGCACTTTTTATATTAGTAACCTTTCACTTCCACCTCctatttaaaaacacttccaATTCCCCTGGTCACCTCCCTTATCATCTATTCCTTCTCTAGTCACTAATTCActtcttcatttattcactttattctcaGATTACTCTTTGTTAGTCACTATTACAGATTGTACACTTAatgtttctatgtcttttgccacTCTTTTATCACTTCCCCCTCTTAAGCACCAACTGTAGTTTTGCAAtcctttattttttcctttcttcccctCACAAGTATTTGGCCTATCTAATTCTTCTTTACTTCCCCTCCTTGTCGACTCAGGACGTCCTCTttgtttctccttcctcttcttcttgtccttcagtCCTTGACCTCTTCTTCCTGCTGTTTCCCTTGTGTTGATCAGCTGTCGCGTCATCCTATCACTTTCACTATTGTCAGCAGTCCTCAGTCCTTGTTGCTTACACAGTGACATTGGCATTATTCGCATCCAGGTATCTCTCTTTCCATGACGTCATTCGTGTCTACTTTCACCATTTCCAAACCTGCT
This region includes:
- the LOC138706293 gene encoding ATPase family gene 2 protein homolog A: MPPKARKSISPWNLCEACKVIVSQKDLVSHAESSCPPATDAWSHGYIKDGVLHGLLEEVRSHDGMKNVPKAECEDLVLLAQSALQLCDICIGDPVIVEVQGMSVVKTAWPTIEKSLVSVLMTKPAVELHWGRGCGSHVIVRKLLNQPAPAGTIYVEMTEKLDGALDDLPGLLQWKYQHRVLQRGNRLCLQHYGRDIYLTVKQIRDVISPDTISELSEEVRKLTISPDVASEFCRIVDSTKWIIESPKSCDKREDEQSISACALSSIGGLQCVIEELRDIIQLALRSASLVQGLPLVRGVLLFGVSGTGKTMLAEAAASDSGASVITVSGAEIYSKFLGETEARLRQVFRSASQRAPSIILLDEVDALCPKRGSDGSGGSEQDKRVVATLLTLLDALHQSSTAVLVIATTSKPDAIDPALRRPGRLDREIEISVPSPEGRLDILHKLLAAVPHAVTDEELQKVAYAAHGFVGADLAALCSRAAMHAVRCTCVTVGIENLAWAMGQVKPSAMREVLVEVPDVRWSDIGGQHELKLKLRQAVEWPLKHPEAFARLGISPPRGVLMFGPPGCSKTMIAKALATESKLNFLSIKGPELFSKWVGESERAVRELFRRARQVAPAIVFFDELDALGGERSGAAGSGASNVQERVLAQLLTELDGVEPLGNVTVVGATNRPDRIDKALLRPGRLDRVVYVPLPDNDTRCEILELQLRKMPVTPDVQVDELVRRTEGYSGAEVLAVCHEAALKALEEDITATNVMHRHFMSALQLVTPRTPLSLLQLYETYLKRS